DNA from Homalodisca vitripennis isolate AUS2020 unplaced genomic scaffold, UT_GWSS_2.1 ScUCBcl_4293;HRSCAF=10388, whole genome shotgun sequence:
gtgaGGGTCTTACATTCCGATCAAATATTCAACTGTGATGAGACAGGCCTTAACTTCAGAATGTTGCCCTCAAAAACTTTTAGCCAGTCAGCAGGAAAACATCAGCTCCTGGGTATAAGAAATCTAAAGATCGAGTTACAGTTTTTAGGATGTGCCAATGCTGCAGGAAGTTTTGAAACTCAAACCAGTTGTAATAGGCAAGTATAAAAAGCCACGtgcttttaaaaaatactaatgtggacacatttcccagcacatacacaaaccagaaaaacgcatggatggactcgcggattttcaaacaatggtttttttgAGGAATTCGTTCCAGTCGTTGAAGCTTTCTTGGAGAACAAAAAACTCCCTCGCAAGGCCCTTCTTATTCTTGACAACGCTTCGTCCCATCCAGATGCTGATGAGCTAGTCAGCGATGGCCATTAGAGCCTTATTTTTGCCTCCAAACGTTACTGCCCTCATCCAGCCTCTAGACCAGGGAGTTCTAGAAAACTTTTAAGCGAAACTACAAAAAGAGGCTGCTTAGAAATCTACTGGAGAAGCTAGAGGACGGGCTGGGTGTCACTGATGCTCTCAAGTTAATCACAATGAAAGATGTTGTCTACTGGGTGTCAGAAGCTTGGGATAACGTTAGGGAGGACACTATAAGAAGGTCATGGCGCAAACTTTTCGGAATTGAAAAGGCAAGCCGCCAAGAGACAGCTGCTCCTGAAAACCAGCCAAGAGCATGTCCTCCTGAAAATGAAGAGCTTGTGAATCTTTGTAACCACCTTCCAGTGGCTGAGCCCATCAGTGCAGAGGACATCAGTGAATGGATCAATGGAGATGAGGATCAGGCCCTAACTGATGACGTGATTATCCAGATGCTCAACCAACCAGAAGATGATGACaagtaagtttttgattttttatttatgcaaaattttaacataaaaacataatccaacatcaattttttaacacaactacagtatatttgttacactttagtTAAAATGTTTGCCCATTCATCAATCCcaaaaaactaatttcataccaattccaactgctgccttttgattgcgttacggttacgtaaaacaaaagttttttttacagcgaTGAACCTGATGGGGCGACTGAGAAAATATCACATACAGAAGGTCTAAGAACGATCGAGGGAGCACTGGCATACATTGAACAACAAGAAACCGCAACAACAAACGATTTAGTTTGGCTGCGACGCTGGCGCAAACAGGGCGGCTAGCCTAAGATCCTCTAATCTaagtcaaaaaacaataactgatttctttgggaaaaaagattagcttactttgtttatttttgtacaatgtacagtaaattaattttcatttctttgatttaattttgtaaacaggaatactgtactgtaactaaacttctgtacattgtgtagcctatatcatacgtattcagttgtgcaataaattgagtgttatattaaaacagtgtttagtatTGTGAGTGTTAACCGTTTCCTCTCACGTTTTATTGCGtactaataacatttcttgtactaataaactaaacaacagttcagttaataacttttgttcatgttttagtATATCTTGAGCTATTTTTAGCCCCGGTAACGATTTTTAGGTTACGTTCCGTGTTATCCGAGGTTCGCCGTATCCGAGGTACCCTCGGTCCCAattacctcggttaaccgaggttctactgtatgtattaggggtatatgcttcaagtattagggcaatgttatctccatttgcttttcaataactacagtaaaaatgccatactcaatgttaaaggaactaaccagataaGATTAcattatgtgcaaacattcacagctttatacaataaggtagttgttataacagcgtataaatagcatttttattgtattagatggattattgattaTTGGCGcaatctacatttaaaattaaattacttttgtatttgcaatctgcattacactactgattactttacaataattcaatatttattaaaatttaaatgtaaacacttgtttctgcctctttgatgaacttcagctgaaagtgtttaaagcttttaagtatcagttcaatttatattacgtgtcgtagcgcaatctgccagatccaatgtaaaacactccaatatcatttgaatgtaaactagttttttaatttgaattcgactttatttgatgaaatgaatgtgttatgggtggtaaaaagcactcatGTAAACATGTATTGTAACAACAAATTAACAAACTATGTAGAAGAGCATGGAGAATAATTTAAGTTAAGTTTAGATTCAGTATTATGTAATGaagtaaatgaaatattgtttgtaaaaattgtaaatagttttttggtaaattgtttttatgattgGTAATTTGTTGTGTTTGTAAGGTTGAAGTGTAATAATCCATTTTATGATTCATTAGTCCAAAATTTTAAGTTAGTTAGGAAGTTAACTTTTACAGAGTCAAGGTTTCAGTTATATAAGATCAAGTCTAAAAaagataaatgaataaaattgtgaggtaatataaattatgataaaattacaaccttaaaatttatgtttgaagaTAAGTAAAGATTTCTTTTCTGAAAACGagtttatatttaccaaatattaagATTCTAggcaattttttcatttaaatgataTCCCTTTTTGTTTCTAGTTTTCAACAGTGAAGATAATTCCCAGATAAATAATCCCAAGTTTACGTGGAAAACGGGTGATCAAGAGAAAAATGGATCTACAGGACAAACTAAGTATGATTTATCTGGAAGTGAAATATCAACACAAAATCATGACAAATCAAGTCATTCACCCAAAATGTCTTTGGGGGATATAAAAGATGAACATAGAAAAGATAACAGGTGTACTGATGTAAGAGAAGGTGAATCTGTTGTGACAAAAGAACTTACTTGCAGTAACAAAAATCATCAAAAGGAGTCTTTACTTTGTGAAAAATCCATCGCATACTAAACATAGCTGTTGCTGTACTGAGACAGAAAGAGTTAAAAGAGCTATTGGATGGTTTCGTTATTTTCCGTGGTATCGACAAATTGACTAAACTTAATGGTTCAGTGAAAACTCTTGAAGAATCATTTAGATGTTCTAAATTTGGCCCTTGTGAATGGCAGTGTTCTGAATTAGATGAAAATTGCAGAATTATGTAAGTATAATAACAAAGTATAATAGTGTAATAGTGTAGgaaccttttttaataaaaaaaatagaattagcCTTTACAGGCAAATAATTAGTGCCACAATATGGCATAATCAATCTCTTTTTAAATAGGAGACATTACATTTCAGCGTATTCATACCATCAGGGATTTCGTAAAGCCTAGGTTTgggactttttttttttaatttctatggttttaattattcagaataaaaaatatggtcttttaaaaagagtttttatatacatggagtttatttcattttgatttttcCATTCTTAGTATTACTAGCTTGGATGTGTGAGAAGGGTTGAACCagtgtgagtgttgagtttatctccagttcaccttcctaccatagctacaatACTGAGTTGCTCCACTGTACTTAGCTGTTGTGTccaaaacatc
Protein-coding regions in this window:
- the LOC124372895 gene encoding tigger transposable element-derived protein 2-like; amino-acid sequence: MKDVVYWVSEAWDNVREDTIRRSWRKLFGIEKASRQETAAPENQPRACPPENEELVNLCNHLPVAEPISAEDISEWINGDEDQALTDDVIIQMLNQPEDDDNDEPDGATEKISHTEGLRTIEGALAYIEQQETATTNDLVWLRRWRKQGG